A genomic window from Sulfurimonas paralvinellae includes:
- a CDS encoding P-II family nitrogen regulator, whose translation MKKVEAVIKPFKLEDVKDALAEIGIDGMTVSEVKGYGRQKGHSELYRGAEYVVDFLPKIRMEMVVAEEMVEQVTVTIVEAARTGKIGDGKIFVSDIEKIIRIRTGETDEEAI comes from the coding sequence ATGAAAAAAGTAGAAGCGGTTATAAAACCATTTAAATTAGAAGATGTAAAAGATGCTCTTGCTGAAATTGGCATTGATGGGATGACAGTGAGTGAAGTAAAAGGTTACGGTCGTCAAAAAGGCCATAGTGAACTCTATCGCGGGGCAGAATATGTAGTTGATTTTTTGCCAAAGATCAGAATGGAAATGGTTGTTGCCGAAGAGATGGTAGAACAGGTTACTGTAACCATCGTTGAAGCTGCAAGAACTGGAAAAATCGGTGACGGTAAAATCTTCGTTAGCGATATTGAAAAAATCATTCGAATCCGTACAGGTGAAACTGACGAAGAAGCTATTTAG
- a CDS encoding ammonium transporter, giving the protein MSEADFKYIIDTFFALFAMVLIIFMVPGFAMLEAGLVRTKNVSSVLTVNTMIYAVASMFFLLIGYTIAFGSWENSSMSIWAAFLFQMAFVGKTVNIMSGGVSERVKIIPLMIFTVVMAAVIYPLVVNISWGADLLKDTVLDLNMYDLAGSTVIHSTGGWALLAAILIIGPRKGRYKNGNIRVIPASNVPLVVLGAMVLWIGWFGFNGGSVGSISSVENANTVAKTIMNTNTAGLAGAIIAAAIMYMRYRLLDITMILNGALGGLVAITAGPDLYDMYTPILIGAIGGALVVFAVPMFDKLRLDDPVGALSVHLINGIWGTLAVGIFVESVSIVDQLKGIVVVALFAFVSSYAVIFVINKFVKFRAEDDVQVEGLDVNEVGVEAYPEFKRAI; this is encoded by the coding sequence ATGTCTGAAGCTGATTTTAAATACATCATAGACACTTTTTTTGCACTTTTTGCAATGGTACTTATCATTTTTATGGTGCCTGGCTTTGCGATGCTTGAAGCGGGACTTGTTCGAACGAAGAATGTCTCTTCCGTGTTAACGGTCAATACGATGATCTATGCTGTTGCTTCTATGTTTTTTTTACTTATAGGTTATACAATTGCATTTGGCTCATGGGAGAACAGTTCCATGAGTATCTGGGCAGCATTTTTGTTTCAAATGGCATTTGTCGGTAAAACTGTCAATATCATGAGCGGCGGAGTCAGTGAACGTGTAAAAATTATTCCATTGATGATATTTACCGTTGTCATGGCGGCAGTTATCTATCCTCTTGTCGTGAATATCTCATGGGGAGCCGATCTGCTCAAAGATACGGTTTTGGATCTCAATATGTATGATCTTGCAGGCTCGACAGTTATTCACTCGACAGGCGGTTGGGCGCTTTTGGCTGCTATACTTATTATAGGGCCGCGTAAAGGAAGATACAAAAACGGAAATATCAGAGTTATACCGGCTTCAAATGTTCCGCTTGTTGTCCTTGGCGCTATGGTTTTATGGATAGGATGGTTCGGCTTCAATGGCGGGAGTGTCGGTTCCATCTCCTCTGTTGAAAATGCAAATACGGTTGCAAAAACGATCATGAATACAAATACGGCAGGTCTTGCCGGTGCAATCATCGCAGCTGCCATTATGTATATGCGCTATAGGCTTTTAGATATTACGATGATTCTTAACGGTGCTCTTGGCGGGCTTGTTGCCATTACTGCCGGACCGGATCTCTACGATATGTACACGCCGATACTCATCGGTGCCATAGGTGGAGCTCTTGTTGTATTTGCTGTCCCTATGTTTGATAAATTGAGACTCGATGATCCTGTCGGAGCACTTTCTGTGCATTTGATAAACGGTATCTGGGGAACGCTCGCTGTGGGTATTTTTGTTGAGAGTGTTTCTATTGTAGATCAGTTAAAAGGCATTGTAGTTGTTGCACTGTTCGCATTTGTGAGCTCCTATGCAGTTATTTTTGTCATCAATAAATTCGTGAAATTTAGAGCAGAAGATGATGTTCAAGTTGAAGGACTTGATGTCAATGAAGTTGGTGTTGAAGCATATCCTGAGTTCAAACGCGCAATTTAA
- a CDS encoding TonB family protein, which translates to MNKHTKSLLFSLVIHSLLLAAFIYTYKTVSESLFSKKSSPQKRICISLGTLTSQPKIKKETAVVSQKKPAIKKSVHKKPPPKKKSVKKEKVVPKKKTKVPETKPVKEAPQNKVQKEKETVKEPEEKTVLPVPTKGVQKEEDCPLACCSHPSKEQVYTEKNLAIIAKLLQKNLSYPRRARKRGIEGEVIVKFTLKTNAEVTDIEIVSSKSDVLSRGAVKTLENLSGKFPKPDEALTLTVPIDYKLQ; encoded by the coding sequence ATGAATAAACATACAAAGTCTCTTCTTTTTTCTCTTGTTATTCACTCTCTTTTGCTGGCTGCTTTTATATATACTTATAAAACGGTCAGTGAAAGTTTATTCTCCAAGAAATCATCACCTCAAAAGAGAATCTGCATAAGTCTTGGCACCTTGACAAGTCAACCAAAGATAAAAAAAGAGACAGCAGTTGTTTCACAAAAAAAGCCTGCAATAAAAAAGAGTGTTCATAAAAAGCCACCACCTAAAAAGAAGTCTGTTAAAAAAGAAAAAGTGGTGCCAAAAAAGAAGACGAAAGTCCCTGAAACCAAACCTGTAAAAGAAGCCCCACAGAATAAAGTTCAAAAAGAGAAAGAAACAGTAAAAGAGCCAGAAGAAAAAACTGTTCTTCCTGTCCCAACAAAAGGTGTGCAAAAAGAGGAAGACTGTCCTTTAGCCTGCTGCTCCCACCCATCTAAAGAACAGGTGTATACAGAGAAAAATCTCGCCATAATCGCAAAACTTTTGCAGAAAAACCTTTCTTATCCAAGACGTGCAAGAAAAAGAGGTATAGAAGGCGAGGTAATTGTGAAATTTACACTAAAAACGAATGCAGAGGTTACTGATATTGAAATTGTATCTTCAAAAAGTGATGTCCTCTCACGTGGCGCTGTAAAAACACTTGAAAACTTGTCAGGTAAATTCCCAAAACCGGATGAAGCTTTGACTCTGACTGTGCCGATTGATTATAAACTGCAGTAA
- a CDS encoding PepSY-associated TM helix domain-containing protein: MVKAYKLHKISGISAGVILLILSISGFFLDHDKWGFLYTTTFSSVPSHIKGSEKRLFNAYYKDTENPQHIIVGGHRGLFESFNNGEKFSKISSLQILAIIPFQKQLYLATSDGVYSYNKQILKRLALQNNYITALSISQNKIIAVIDKEKLIVLNRKNLVILNETVVKINKEELQEDIKLSRFIRDLHYGRGLFDENTSLIINDYGAIALIYLSLTGYIIWFLIKQKKSPKISRKLIKTHANIFAVIATVPLFFLAVTGIFLDHSSGLAKFMNSITLPHSVLPPIYNSLRSDIWSVDFDGQIYRVGNRYGIYSSKNLKDWKLENREFAYKMIRQDKVLYISGMGAPNRIYKENKFNILPKAPHMFRDIFIENHTLKYFSSMQKKFPLPKFSNITLYTLLLTLHDGTFFSSWWIWVNDFAAISLILLVITGIIRWNQRKRKNLQSI; this comes from the coding sequence ATGGTAAAAGCGTATAAACTTCATAAAATCTCAGGGATAAGCGCTGGCGTTATTCTCCTTATTCTTTCAATCAGCGGCTTTTTTCTTGATCATGACAAATGGGGTTTTTTGTACACTACTACTTTTAGTAGTGTACCATCACACATAAAAGGTTCTGAGAAAAGACTTTTTAATGCTTACTATAAAGATACTGAAAATCCACAGCATATAATTGTTGGAGGACATAGAGGTCTTTTTGAGAGTTTTAATAATGGTGAAAAATTTTCAAAAATATCATCTTTACAAATTTTAGCAATTATTCCATTTCAAAAGCAACTCTATCTTGCCACTTCTGATGGAGTTTATAGTTATAACAAACAAATTTTAAAAAGACTCGCACTACAAAACAACTATATTACAGCACTAAGTATCTCTCAAAACAAGATTATTGCTGTAATTGACAAAGAAAAACTTATAGTGCTTAATAGAAAAAATTTAGTCATTCTGAATGAAACAGTTGTAAAGATCAATAAAGAAGAGTTGCAAGAAGATATAAAATTATCTCGTTTTATTCGAGATCTACATTATGGACGGGGGCTGTTTGATGAAAACACTTCATTGATTATAAATGATTATGGTGCTATTGCATTAATTTATTTGTCATTAACTGGATACATTATTTGGTTTTTAATAAAACAAAAGAAATCCCCTAAAATATCTAGAAAACTCATTAAAACACATGCAAATATCTTTGCAGTTATCGCGACAGTTCCGTTGTTTTTTTTGGCTGTTACGGGTATATTTTTAGATCATTCATCAGGTTTAGCAAAATTCATGAACTCAATAACACTTCCTCATTCAGTATTGCCACCTATTTACAATTCACTTCGTAGTGATATCTGGTCAGTAGATTTTGATGGACAAATATATAGAGTGGGTAATCGTTATGGCATTTATAGTAGTAAAAATCTTAAGGATTGGAAACTTGAGAACAGAGAATTTGCATATAAAATGATTCGACAAGATAAGGTTTTATATATAAGCGGAATGGGTGCACCAAATAGAATTTATAAAGAAAATAAATTTAATATATTGCCAAAGGCTCCACATATGTTTCGTGATATATTTATTGAAAACCATACTCTGAAATATTTTTCGAGTATGCAAAAAAAGTTTCCTCTTCCGAAATTTTCCAACATAACACTTTATACGCTTTTGCTAACGTTGCATGATGGTACATTTTTCAGTTCTTGGTGGATATGGGTCAATGATTTTGCTGCAATATCGCTTATTTTATTAGTTATTACGGGAATCATAAGATGGAATCAGAGGAAAAGAAAAAATTTGCAGTCCATATAA
- a CDS encoding TonB-dependent receptor translates to MKKRILGISLIASALLADSVVQIAPVSVTATGVDENVIEQPLSIATKDEKEIKLDQVIYQKDLLNSLSGVRIEQTGSVIGHMTSIRMPMGTGPYYLFMQDGIPVQSSGFFNHNGLAYTTYQSASSVEVLKGAGTALYGSDAVAAVINVESAKKPSKTQEIFIKGMGGSYGYITGGVEASDTLDKDNAYRANASYMHSKGWRDHTKADRAEANIRYDHTFNDDNDVKVLFNFSKTDAEQADSFNDYANIENGSTAASDDPNYFTALQKTDVKRKFDYAKISAEFSNYSYNDLEITMTPYIRYNRNRYIATWEKNLPSNDNELYTLGFLQRNTYEKNWGKVIFGFDSEYTKSSLKYNQDFNVTTTGWGATTYTKGALYDYDVDYFAIAPYVHVDYMVTDTLKLSPGLRYDYNSYDYTNNLAQNSQDSSGTYYRPANRKDSYNHLSPKLALSYMPQRDLNLYIRYANGFRIPQATRLYSVKVGYENINLDAEKSNTYEIGLKKSFSNKSFLELAAYYMTIDDTIVRDSATGGYRNGGASIHKGIEASLRSEITKEFETSISYSYSKHNYDNDPTFGNNEISGAPNTLANARLFYLPKYLKGLTAMAEWQYVGSYWMDDAHTVNKYNGYSIGNLKANYVYSKKLRIFTKVTNFTDKKYAVNARYAYGKEDYTPADPRSFYAGIEYKW, encoded by the coding sequence ATGAAAAAAAGAATATTGGGGATTTCTTTAATAGCATCTGCTTTATTAGCAGATAGTGTTGTTCAAATTGCACCCGTTAGTGTAACAGCAACTGGTGTTGACGAAAATGTTATTGAACAACCCTTAAGTATTGCAACAAAAGATGAAAAAGAGATAAAGTTAGACCAGGTAATTTACCAAAAAGATTTACTGAACTCTTTAAGTGGTGTAAGAATTGAGCAGACCGGCTCAGTTATTGGTCATATGACATCGATTCGTATGCCAATGGGGACGGGCCCTTATTATCTATTTATGCAAGATGGTATTCCAGTCCAATCAAGTGGATTTTTTAATCATAATGGCTTAGCTTATACAACTTATCAGTCTGCATCTTCTGTTGAAGTGTTAAAAGGGGCTGGAACTGCTCTTTATGGTTCTGATGCTGTTGCCGCTGTTATAAATGTTGAGTCTGCAAAAAAACCATCTAAAACACAAGAGATATTTATTAAAGGTATGGGTGGGAGTTATGGCTATATTACTGGTGGTGTAGAAGCAAGCGACACCCTAGATAAAGACAATGCTTATCGTGCCAATGCTTCGTATATGCACTCAAAAGGTTGGAGGGATCACACAAAAGCAGATAGAGCGGAAGCCAATATCCGATATGATCATACTTTCAATGATGACAATGATGTTAAAGTTCTTTTTAATTTCTCAAAAACAGATGCTGAGCAAGCAGATAGTTTTAATGACTATGCAAACATCGAAAATGGTTCAACAGCGGCAAGTGATGATCCAAACTACTTCACAGCTTTACAAAAAACAGATGTAAAACGAAAATTTGACTATGCTAAAATAAGTGCAGAGTTTAGCAACTATTCCTATAATGATCTAGAGATAACTATGACGCCATATATTAGATATAACAGGAATAGATATATCGCAACATGGGAGAAGAACCTTCCAAGTAATGATAATGAACTCTATACTCTGGGGTTTTTACAAAGAAATACTTATGAGAAAAACTGGGGGAAAGTAATCTTTGGTTTTGATAGCGAATATACAAAATCATCATTAAAATATAACCAAGACTTCAATGTAACAACAACGGGATGGGGTGCTACAACATATACAAAAGGTGCTTTATATGATTATGATGTAGATTATTTTGCTATTGCTCCTTATGTACATGTAGATTATATGGTTACAGATACATTAAAATTATCTCCAGGGTTAAGATATGATTACAATAGCTATGACTATACCAATAATTTAGCTCAAAATTCACAAGACAGTTCAGGTACATATTATAGACCTGCAAATAGAAAAGATTCCTATAATCATCTCAGTCCAAAGCTTGCACTCTCTTATATGCCACAAAGAGATCTAAACTTATATATTCGTTATGCAAATGGATTTAGAATTCCACAAGCTACAAGACTCTACTCAGTCAAAGTAGGTTATGAAAATATTAATCTTGATGCAGAAAAATCAAATACTTATGAAATTGGTCTAAAGAAAAGTTTTTCTAACAAATCTTTTCTTGAATTAGCTGCCTACTATATGACAATTGATGATACTATTGTAAGGGATTCAGCTACCGGTGGCTATAGAAATGGTGGTGCGAGTATACATAAAGGGATAGAAGCCTCACTTAGATCTGAGATAACAAAAGAGTTTGAAACAAGTATAAGCTATTCATATTCTAAACATAATTATGATAATGATCCTACGTTTGGAAACAATGAAATTTCAGGAGCTCCAAATACACTTGCCAATGCAAGACTATTTTATCTACCAAAGTATTTAAAAGGTTTAACGGCAATGGCGGAATGGCAATATGTAGGTTCTTATTGGATGGATGACGCACATACGGTAAATAAATATAATGGTTATAGCATTGGAAATTTAAAAGCTAACTATGTCTATTCTAAAAAATTAAGAATTTTTACAAAAGTAACCAATTTTACAGATAAAAAATATGCTGTTAATGCTAGATATGCTTATGGAAAAGAGGATTATACACCTGCTGATCCTAGAAGTTTTTATGCAGGGATTGAGTATAAATGGTAA
- a CDS encoding CsgG/HfaB family protein translates to MQIFGYFVFLILLMSFSGCSQQVRIKALEPAKVDRISQTKKIAVLHFKNDRVGLARKIEAKLASFKIDNKKYFTIVSRNDFNTIINEQKLQSSGLVDEEGSVKVGEIIGAQAIISGDVRRPAKQDSYFYEPRVRCANAKCSELSYYNVRCMKRVVSLAAEVRVVDVSHGDIIYADTLSRNRVFKHCSDDSRALPSTSMVAQQLAQNIADDFTYQLTPHYRSFSVTLLDDPDLDYTSQQKKLLKVSLEYIEQGRYDKAEQFLTRLIDSTGGKSYVAFYNLGVIKEAQGKYKEAKEYYEYADNLMVEPVEEINAAVVRINRLIAKREKTMEQLNR, encoded by the coding sequence ATGCAAATATTTGGATATTTTGTCTTTTTGATACTGTTGATGTCTTTTTCGGGATGTTCGCAGCAAGTTCGTATCAAGGCGCTTGAACCTGCAAAGGTTGACAGAATCTCTCAAACAAAAAAAATAGCAGTGCTTCATTTTAAAAATGATAGAGTAGGTCTCGCACGAAAGATAGAAGCAAAATTGGCAAGTTTTAAGATTGACAACAAGAAATATTTTACAATAGTAAGCCGCAACGATTTCAATACTATCATCAATGAACAAAAACTTCAAAGCAGTGGTTTGGTAGATGAAGAGGGATCGGTTAAAGTGGGTGAGATCATTGGTGCGCAGGCTATTATTTCCGGAGATGTGCGACGTCCTGCAAAACAGGACAGCTATTTTTATGAGCCGCGGGTACGATGTGCCAATGCAAAATGTAGTGAACTCTCTTACTATAATGTACGCTGTATGAAGCGTGTAGTCTCGCTTGCCGCGGAGGTGCGTGTCGTAGATGTCTCACATGGAGATATCATCTATGCTGATACGCTCAGCAGAAACAGGGTCTTTAAGCATTGCAGTGACGACTCACGTGCCTTACCTTCTACATCAATGGTAGCACAACAACTAGCACAGAACATAGCGGATGATTTTACCTATCAATTGACACCGCATTATCGAAGCTTCTCCGTGACACTTTTGGATGATCCCGATCTTGATTATACATCGCAGCAGAAAAAACTCTTAAAGGTTTCTTTGGAATATATAGAGCAGGGAAGATATGACAAAGCAGAGCAGTTCTTAACACGTCTTATAGATTCGACAGGTGGGAAAAGCTACGTTGCTTTTTATAATTTGGGTGTCATTAAAGAAGCACAAGGAAAATATAAAGAGGCAAAAGAGTATTATGAGTATGCCGATAATCTGATGGTCGAACCGGTAGAAGAGATAAATGCAGCTGTTGTGCGTATAAACAGACTCATAGCAAAAAGAGAGAAAACAATGGAGCAGCTTAACAGATGA
- a CDS encoding LPP20 family lipoprotein translates to MKKMVYIIMTAMLFLTACGSANRVVVQPKALPSWYTHPPQSNAFELYAIGEGKEKKEAISNALTLLLSTLSVSISSNYSAKTIVKEGTHYNSSDATYVNETHSEVQKIKVTNYELLQSEKLGFKHYAVLIKVDKKQFFNGLKQDIEQQLNIIEMREQNIGSKNAIEQLAFYRQSLDSLKELQNSLAVMKVLEPKFSAESYLQRYERLRKKHDALLQRISFWVKSNYQPLAFPIAKGISAKKLTIKNRKDKFHFNVLIDADIKKASAYGFTLARANITIATQDAHANVIANNSLNLVGQSSQGYSIAKQDLVKKLNRLIEKEGIEKVLNLDI, encoded by the coding sequence ATGAAAAAAATGGTATACATTATAATGACCGCAATGCTTTTTTTGACAGCATGCGGCTCTGCAAACAGGGTTGTTGTGCAGCCAAAAGCGTTACCATCGTGGTACACCCATCCGCCGCAATCAAATGCTTTTGAACTCTATGCAATCGGCGAAGGCAAGGAGAAAAAAGAAGCAATATCGAATGCTCTTACGCTCTTGCTATCGACGCTTAGTGTATCTATCTCTTCAAACTACAGCGCAAAAACAATTGTGAAAGAAGGAACACATTACAATAGTTCGGATGCAACCTATGTCAATGAAACACACAGTGAAGTACAAAAGATAAAAGTAACAAACTATGAACTGCTTCAATCGGAGAAACTCGGGTTTAAACATTATGCTGTTTTGATAAAAGTCGATAAGAAGCAGTTCTTTAACGGACTGAAGCAGGATATAGAGCAGCAGCTTAACATCATTGAAATGCGTGAGCAAAATATAGGCAGCAAGAATGCCATAGAACAACTTGCCTTTTATAGACAATCATTAGATTCGCTAAAAGAGCTGCAAAATTCATTAGCTGTGATGAAAGTTTTAGAGCCGAAATTCAGTGCAGAGAGTTATCTGCAAAGGTATGAAAGACTTCGTAAAAAGCATGATGCCTTATTGCAGCGTATAAGCTTTTGGGTGAAATCGAACTATCAGCCATTGGCTTTTCCGATTGCAAAGGGAATCAGTGCTAAAAAACTGACAATCAAAAATAGAAAAGATAAGTTTCATTTCAATGTCTTGATAGATGCGGATATAAAAAAAGCAAGCGCGTATGGATTTACACTGGCTCGAGCGAACATAACTATTGCAACACAAGATGCTCACGCAAATGTCATAGCGAATAACTCCCTCAATCTTGTCGGTCAGTCATCCCAGGGCTACAGCATTGCGAAGCAGGATCTAGTGAAAAAATTGAACAGGCTCATTGAAAAAGAGGGCATTGAAAAAGTGCTCAATTTAGACATTTAA
- a CDS encoding AAA family ATPase, whose protein sequence is MISKIQNIKNEVAKVVVGQEKMIDSLLIALLCEGHILIEGVPGLAKTTTVNALSKALGLDFKRAQFTPDLLPSDILGAEIYDPQSNQFKIKKGPIFTNLLLADEINRAPAKVQSALLEVMQEKQVTIGDTTFKIDLPFFVMATQNPVEQEGVYQLPEAQLDRFMLKLVVGYNTKEEELEIARRISSGNFENIMPAIDKGELDAIKAAVREVHVDAEVEKYMIELVNATRYPEEYGLEEIKDFIQFGASPRVSIDMFKAVKAMAFMRGKDFVTPVDVAYIAKELMRHRIVLTYEAEAEGITTDEIIQKVLEAVAIP, encoded by the coding sequence ATGATTTCAAAGATTCAAAATATAAAAAATGAAGTTGCAAAGGTAGTCGTTGGGCAAGAGAAGATGATAGATTCTCTTCTTATCGCTCTTTTATGTGAGGGTCATATCCTTATTGAAGGTGTTCCCGGACTTGCAAAAACAACTACGGTAAATGCCCTTTCAAAAGCACTTGGACTTGATTTCAAGCGTGCGCAGTTCACACCGGATCTACTTCCGTCAGATATTTTAGGGGCTGAAATATATGACCCGCAAAGCAATCAGTTCAAGATCAAAAAAGGTCCGATCTTTACAAACCTCTTACTCGCAGATGAGATCAACCGTGCTCCTGCAAAAGTACAGTCTGCCCTTCTTGAAGTGATGCAGGAGAAGCAGGTTACCATCGGTGATACGACTTTCAAGATAGATCTTCCTTTCTTTGTAATGGCGACACAAAATCCTGTAGAACAAGAGGGCGTCTATCAGCTTCCAGAAGCACAGCTTGACCGTTTTATGCTCAAGCTTGTTGTCGGGTACAACACAAAAGAAGAAGAGCTGGAAATCGCGCGTAGGATCTCAAGCGGAAACTTTGAGAACATCATGCCTGCAATTGATAAAGGCGAACTCGATGCCATCAAAGCTGCCGTGCGAGAGGTGCATGTCGATGCCGAGGTTGAGAAGTATATGATCGAGCTTGTGAATGCGACGAGATATCCGGAAGAATACGGTCTTGAAGAGATAAAAGATTTTATCCAGTTCGGTGCCTCTCCGCGTGTCAGTATCGATATGTTCAAAGCGGTAAAAGCGATGGCATTTATGCGAGGAAAGGATTTTGTGACTCCTGTCGATGTTGCTTATATTGCAAAAGAGTTGATGCGTCACCGTATAGTGCTCACATATGAAGCGGAGGCGGAAGGCATTACGACAGATGAGATCATTCAAAAAGTGCTTGAAGCTGTAGCCATCCCGTAA
- a CDS encoding DUF58 domain-containing protein gives MSKLQKILVRARRQVFSEMVGNNPSIFQGEGYDFIELREYMPGDDIRHIDWNITAKLQKPYIKIFREERELNVVVASMLNGSVYFGSKRFKQDVIAEIVAMLSFSTIKNGDLLSSYIFTDRMESHLKPSKKLFSVHKNVEEIVNFEALNHKADYKVLADTLFTRLKRKSLVIVVGDFFEIPDFKLLAKKHEVVAVVVRDILEEKPPKMGFASLIDPESGNVLEGDFNDATVASYAKKVTEHDRELYATFRKHHVRFTKVYTHESAGVALRRLFEGR, from the coding sequence GTGAGCAAACTACAAAAGATACTTGTCCGTGCTCGTCGTCAGGTCTTTTCCGAAATGGTGGGGAACAACCCTTCCATATTTCAAGGAGAGGGCTATGATTTTATCGAGCTGCGTGAGTATATGCCGGGCGATGATATTCGTCATATAGACTGGAATATCACTGCGAAGCTGCAAAAACCTTATATCAAGATATTTCGTGAAGAGCGTGAGCTCAATGTCGTTGTCGCTTCCATGCTCAACGGGAGTGTTTACTTCGGTTCAAAACGCTTCAAGCAGGATGTGATTGCCGAGATAGTGGCAATGCTGAGCTTCTCAACGATAAAAAATGGTGACCTGCTGAGTTCTTATATCTTTACAGATAGAATGGAATCACACCTCAAACCGAGCAAAAAACTCTTCTCCGTGCATAAAAACGTTGAAGAGATCGTGAACTTTGAAGCCTTGAACCATAAAGCAGACTACAAAGTGCTCGCTGATACGCTCTTTACAAGACTTAAGCGTAAATCACTTGTCATTGTTGTCGGTGATTTTTTTGAAATTCCCGATTTTAAACTTCTGGCAAAAAAACATGAGGTTGTCGCCGTTGTCGTGCGGGATATTTTAGAAGAAAAACCGCCGAAAATGGGTTTTGCTTCATTGATTGATCCGGAAAGCGGTAATGTACTTGAAGGTGACTTCAATGATGCTACTGTGGCTTCGTATGCGAAAAAAGTGACAGAGCATGACAGAGAACTCTATGCGACTTTTAGAAAGCATCATGTTCGTTTTACAAAAGTTTATACACATGAAAGTGCCGGTGTCGCTTTAAGAAGATTATTTGAAGGCAGATAA
- a CDS encoding VWA domain-containing protein — protein sequence MFDGIYFEFPKIAFVIFFFIACETLCKMKLPSIYFPHASQFMKSNIATSKLLFFLKWLGIVMLILALMSPVKDEPYELAPKKGHEIALILDASQSMQERGFDRMNPAATRFDVVKRIVRDFIKKRKNDNIGLVVFGAYSFIASPLTYDEHILSRIVSQLQIGMAGKYTALYEALAQGVNLLKMSKAKSKVAILLTDGYSTPQVDKIPLDVAIDLAKKEGVKVYPIGIGGPDGYNRAVLMKIAKETGGVAFGASSADELKAVYDKIDALEKSDIKNETFTYLKYYYFYPLFIGLISLMLYIYLRNKRGSA from the coding sequence ATGTTTGACGGAATATATTTCGAATTTCCAAAGATTGCATTTGTAATCTTTTTTTTCATAGCCTGTGAAACACTCTGTAAGATGAAACTGCCGTCTATATACTTTCCTCACGCAAGCCAATTTATGAAGAGCAATATTGCTACATCTAAATTGCTCTTTTTTCTGAAATGGCTGGGGATAGTGATGTTGATCTTGGCTTTGATGTCGCCTGTGAAAGACGAGCCGTATGAGCTTGCACCGAAAAAAGGACATGAAATAGCATTGATACTGGATGCTTCGCAGTCTATGCAAGAGCGTGGATTTGACAGAATGAACCCTGCAGCAACACGTTTTGATGTTGTGAAGAGAATTGTAAGAGACTTTATAAAAAAACGTAAGAACGACAATATCGGTCTCGTTGTTTTTGGCGCCTACTCTTTCATCGCTTCACCGCTTACTTATGATGAGCATATTCTCTCACGCATAGTTTCGCAGTTGCAGATTGGCATGGCCGGAAAATATACGGCACTCTATGAAGCACTTGCACAGGGGGTTAATCTCCTTAAAATGAGTAAGGCTAAATCCAAAGTGGCTATTTTACTGACTGACGGTTATTCGACGCCGCAGGTAGATAAGATTCCTCTCGATGTTGCTATCGATCTGGCAAAAAAAGAGGGTGTTAAGGTCTATCCTATCGGAATAGGCGGTCCTGACGGCTACAATCGTGCAGTACTTATGAAGATAGCCAAAGAGACAGGCGGCGTGGCTTTTGGAGCTTCAAGTGCAGATGAACTAAAAGCGGTGTATGACAAGATAGATGCGCTTGAAAAGTCAGATATCAAGAATGAAACATTTACCTATCTGAAGTACTACTATTTCTATCCGCTCTTTATAGGGTTGATATCACTAATGCTCTATATCTATCTTCGAAATAAGAGAGGGAGTGCATAA